The following are encoded in a window of Spea bombifrons isolate aSpeBom1 chromosome 2, aSpeBom1.2.pri, whole genome shotgun sequence genomic DNA:
- the LOC128473554 gene encoding glucagon-1-like: MNKIQLVLFAAVMFLMMPPLTLQILVKNSSDETRWQQYRSQSVISNFKRHSEGTFSSDLTRYLDKMKAKDFVRWLMSKKSFRYN; the protein is encoded by the exons ATGAACAAGATCCAATTGGTTCTCTTTGCTGCAGTAATGTTCCTGATGATGCCCCCGCTTACCTTGCAGATCTTGGTGAAGAATTCTTCAGATGAAACCAG ATGGCAACAGTATCGGTCTCAGAGTGTTATATCAAACTTTAAGCGACACTCAGAAGGAACCTTCTCAAGCGATTTAACAAGATACCTGGACAAAATGAAGGCGAAGGACTTTGTGCGATGGCTGATGAGCAAAAAAAGTTTCAG gTACAATTAG